In a single window of the Flavivirga spongiicola genome:
- a CDS encoding DUF2461 domain-containing protein, with product MGVQVPKEALDFFKKLEKNNNRDWFNERKKEFKTMEAEVKQVYNTVFEALNTHDEVDKLKMFRIYRDVRFSKNKAPYKTHFGGSFRRTKPRLRGGYYLHIQPNDESFIATGFWEPAPADLLRIRKEFEMDDSEIRDILANKKFNSVWGDRFVGDEVKTAPKGFSKEHKAIDLIKKKQYIFTKKYTDKEVLDADFIKNVNDSFKAIRPYFNYMSDVLTTDLNGVSLI from the coding sequence ATGGGGGTACAAGTACCAAAAGAAGCGTTAGACTTTTTTAAAAAATTAGAAAAAAACAATAACAGAGATTGGTTTAACGAACGGAAAAAAGAATTTAAAACCATGGAGGCTGAAGTTAAACAAGTATATAACACAGTTTTCGAAGCACTTAATACTCATGATGAAGTAGACAAGCTAAAAATGTTTAGAATCTATAGAGATGTTCGGTTTTCAAAAAACAAAGCCCCTTATAAAACACATTTTGGTGGTTCGTTTCGTAGAACAAAACCAAGATTAAGAGGTGGGTATTATCTTCATATTCAACCTAATGACGAAAGTTTTATTGCAACAGGTTTCTGGGAACCAGCACCTGCAGATTTATTGCGGATTAGGAAAGAATTTGAAATGGATGACAGTGAAATTCGTGACATTTTAGCAAATAAAAAGTTTAACAGCGTTTGGGGAGATCGTTTTGTTGGAGACGAGGTGAAAACAGCCCCAAAAGGCTTTAGCAAAGAGCATAAAGCTATTGATTTGATAAAGAAGAAGCAATATATTTTTACTAAAAAGTATACAGACAAAGAAGTCTTGGACGCTGATTTTATAAAAAATGTAAATGATTCTTTTAAGGCTATCAGACCTTATTTTAATTATATGAGTGATGTACTTACTACAGATTTAAATGGCGTGTCTTTAATTTAA
- a CDS encoding TonB-dependent receptor plug domain-containing protein, whose amino-acid sequence MKFKLTILIFLFSLTMMSQKKTSLLFNNTPLNEVIIELEKKFDIKISFNSELINNQVISFRKEDTLLKDVINAIEGQINIAFEKVTERYYILKRQAVIDLSQTQNLDEVVISEYLTSGINKKKDGSILLSPSSLGILPGLTEPDVLQSLQLLPGVQSPSETASGLYIRGGTPDQNLILWDGIKMYHSGHFFGMISAFNPYITKDVKLYTSGTRAKYGNRISGVIDITSSNKIPKKTEGGMGFNMTHVDAYLKTPISEKFALIVSARRSFTDFINTFTFNNLTKRVFQNTSISIVNNNIEEGVKTTKKDLFYFSDVTLKAIIQPSVKDNITFSTLFTKNKLNYEFLLEGFGETNDKLDIVNQGLSSTWSHQYNSVLSHTFQTYYSRFNIDYLGKEIFSEDESTETIKKNEINDFGISLQTDLKLNSKSTILGGYQFSSNKVGYTLGYKNSLFEDNGYEDTKSGNNITSAFYLEYQYKKQKKWYLNLGLRANNISVLNMFLLEPRVYFEKKLSPHFKVKLSAEQINQAISQIVEFNTSSFGLENQIWTLVDGESIPLLKSNQVSVGFNFNKNGWNLDLDFYSKNITGLTSDIRGFNNININFSEGKSDVLGADFLLKKKIENYRTWLSYSIMKNDFVFDDLNEGKKFPGNFHIVHQLTWSHTYKWNAFDFSLGWNFRTNTPYTKGLSIDDDGFTINYGPINGVRLPNYHRLDFSSTYKFNFSENKKWKGKLGFSLLNLYNNKSLLSRTYKIRPIFTEADVTYALQKVDKISLGITPNLVFRVEF is encoded by the coding sequence ATGAAATTCAAATTAACCATTTTAATTTTCCTATTCTCATTAACAATGATGTCTCAAAAAAAGACATCATTGTTGTTTAATAACACACCGTTAAATGAAGTAATTATCGAACTTGAGAAGAAATTTGATATAAAGATCTCTTTCAATTCAGAATTAATCAATAATCAAGTCATTAGTTTTAGAAAAGAAGACACTTTATTAAAAGATGTTATTAATGCTATTGAAGGGCAAATAAATATTGCTTTTGAAAAGGTTACAGAGCGTTATTACATTCTTAAAAGACAAGCCGTAATAGATTTATCTCAAACACAAAATCTTGATGAAGTTGTTATTAGCGAATATCTTACATCTGGAATTAATAAAAAAAAAGATGGCTCAATATTACTATCCCCAAGTAGTTTAGGGATATTACCTGGTTTAACCGAACCTGATGTATTACAAAGTTTGCAATTATTGCCAGGAGTACAAAGTCCCTCTGAAACGGCTTCAGGGTTATATATTAGAGGTGGTACTCCAGACCAAAACTTGATACTTTGGGACGGTATTAAAATGTATCATTCAGGCCATTTTTTTGGAATGATTTCGGCATTTAACCCATACATTACTAAAGATGTAAAACTTTATACTAGTGGCACACGAGCAAAGTATGGTAATAGAATTTCTGGAGTCATAGATATCACCTCATCAAATAAAATACCTAAAAAAACAGAAGGTGGTATGGGTTTTAATATGACTCATGTCGATGCTTATTTAAAAACGCCTATTAGCGAAAAATTTGCCTTAATAGTATCTGCAAGACGTTCGTTTACAGATTTTATAAATACATTTACATTTAATAATTTAACGAAGCGTGTATTTCAAAATACAAGTATTTCAATAGTCAATAATAACATTGAAGAAGGTGTAAAAACGACGAAAAAAGATCTTTTTTATTTCTCAGATGTTACGCTAAAAGCCATTATTCAACCATCGGTTAAAGATAATATTACTTTTAGCACGCTTTTTACTAAAAATAAACTTAATTATGAGTTTCTTCTTGAAGGTTTTGGAGAAACAAATGATAAATTAGATATTGTTAACCAAGGGTTAAGTTCCACATGGAGTCATCAATATAACAGTGTTTTGTCTCATACTTTTCAAACTTATTATTCAAGATTTAATATAGATTATTTAGGAAAAGAAATTTTTTCGGAAGATGAAAGTACAGAAACCATTAAAAAAAATGAGATAAATGATTTTGGAATTTCGCTTCAAACTGATTTGAAATTGAATTCAAAAAGCACAATACTTGGAGGCTATCAATTTTCTTCAAACAAAGTTGGGTATACATTAGGCTATAAAAATAGTTTGTTTGAAGATAATGGTTATGAAGATACCAAATCAGGAAATAACATAACCAGCGCCTTTTATTTAGAATATCAATATAAAAAACAAAAAAAATGGTATTTAAATTTAGGGTTAAGGGCCAATAATATATCCGTATTAAACATGTTTTTATTAGAGCCAAGAGTCTATTTTGAAAAAAAACTGAGCCCTCATTTTAAAGTTAAATTATCTGCAGAACAAATTAATCAGGCCATAAGTCAAATAGTAGAGTTTAATACTAGTAGTTTTGGTTTAGAAAATCAAATCTGGACATTGGTAGATGGTGAATCAATCCCGTTATTAAAAAGTAATCAGGTATCTGTAGGTTTTAATTTTAATAAAAATGGTTGGAATTTAGATCTGGATTTTTACTCAAAAAATATTACTGGACTTACGTCAGATATTAGAGGATTTAACAATATTAATATAAATTTTTCTGAAGGAAAAAGTGATGTTTTAGGGGCTGATTTTTTATTAAAAAAGAAAATTGAAAATTATAGAACATGGTTAAGTTATTCTATAATGAAAAATGATTTTGTTTTTGATGATTTAAATGAAGGTAAAAAGTTCCCTGGAAATTTTCATATAGTTCATCAACTAACATGGTCACATACTTATAAATGGAATGCTTTTGATTTTTCTTTAGGATGGAATTTTAGAACAAATACACCATATACAAAAGGATTAAGTATAGATGACGATGGTTTTACAATTAATTATGGACCTATTAACGGCGTACGATTACCCAATTATCACCGTTTAGATTTTTCATCAACCTATAAGTTCAATTTTTCAGAAAACAAAAAATGGAAAGGAAAATTAGGCTTTTCATTACTCAATTTGTACAATAATAAGAGTCTTTTAAGTAGAACATATAAAATCAGACCTATTTTTACAGAAGCAGATGTTACTTATGCTTTGCAAAAAGTTGATAAGATTTCTTTAGGGATTACTCCAAACCTAGTATTTAGGGTAGAATTTTAA
- a CDS encoding FecR family protein, protein MEKQYTDDTFLARWISGDLSDKELDAFKKSEDYKRFEKINEGSQKLTVPAYNKEGALNKLREQLNIQKEESKVIKLIPSWVYSAAAVLVIAFGIFFFINNSSSHYQTGFSEQLAVTLPDNSKVQLNANSQLDFNSKTWKEQREVRLVGEAFFDVEKGMTFKVITSVGTIEVLGTEFNVIARQAYFEVQCHEGRVQVKSSSNEVVILTPGKAFRIANTEKEEWTFTETNPTWLQGETTFKNAPLKQVIQALENQFKVSFDVSKIDTKQKFTGGFPHKNLKVALKSVFTSMNILYTIKDENKIILVNKSNKK, encoded by the coding sequence GTGGAAAAACAATACACAGACGATACATTTTTAGCACGATGGATTTCTGGAGATCTTTCAGATAAAGAGCTTGATGCTTTTAAAAAGTCTGAAGACTATAAGAGGTTTGAAAAAATTAATGAAGGCTCTCAAAAGCTTACAGTGCCTGCATATAATAAGGAGGGCGCTTTAAACAAACTGCGAGAACAATTAAACATCCAAAAAGAAGAATCAAAAGTTATAAAACTAATACCAAGTTGGGTATATAGTGCTGCGGCTGTATTGGTGATTGCGTTTGGAATATTCTTTTTTATAAATAATTCGTCATCACACTATCAAACAGGGTTTAGTGAACAATTAGCGGTAACACTTCCTGATAATTCTAAAGTACAGCTTAATGCAAATTCTCAATTAGATTTTAATTCAAAAACTTGGAAAGAGCAAAGAGAAGTAAGATTAGTTGGAGAAGCTTTCTTTGATGTAGAAAAAGGAATGACTTTTAAAGTAATTACTAGTGTTGGAACAATTGAAGTGTTAGGAACCGAGTTTAATGTTATTGCAAGACAAGCTTATTTTGAGGTACAGTGTCATGAAGGCCGTGTACAAGTTAAAAGTAGTAGTAATGAAGTAGTAATCTTAACTCCTGGAAAAGCTTTTAGAATTGCAAATACAGAGAAAGAAGAGTGGACATTTACCGAAACAAATCCAACATGGTTACAAGGTGAAACAACTTTTAAAAATGCACCATTAAAGCAAGTTATTCAAGCATTAGAAAACCAATTTAAAGTATCTTTTGATGTTTCAAAAATTGATACTAAACAAAAATTTACAGGAGGGTTTCCTCATAAAAATTTAAAGGTAGCACTAAAGTCAGTGTTTACTTCTATGAATATTTTATATACGATTAAAGACGAAAACAAGATAATTCTCGTTAATAAAAGCAATAAAAAATAG
- a CDS encoding RNA polymerase sigma factor has protein sequence MSPKIKSVCEQENYELLFNSHSEALRNFIYYKCGDLQQAEDLVQDAFIKLWNNCAKVIFEKAKSYLYTITKNAFFNEVAHKKVVLEHQVHLVTDRTNETPEYILEEQEFMLKLKRVIADLPEKQREVFLLSRIDKKKYSEISELLGISVKAVEKRMSQALVILREKIGDI, from the coding sequence ATGAGCCCCAAAATAAAATCTGTTTGCGAACAAGAAAACTATGAGCTTCTTTTTAATAGTCACTCTGAAGCTCTAAGGAATTTCATTTATTATAAATGCGGTGATTTACAACAAGCTGAAGATTTAGTACAAGATGCTTTTATAAAACTTTGGAATAACTGTGCCAAAGTAATTTTTGAAAAAGCCAAATCGTATTTATATACGATAACAAAAAATGCTTTTTTTAATGAAGTAGCTCATAAAAAAGTGGTCTTAGAGCATCAAGTACATTTAGTGACAGATAGAACAAACGAAACCCCTGAATATATATTAGAAGAACAGGAGTTTATGCTAAAATTAAAAAGGGTAATAGCAGATTTACCTGAAAAACAACGCGAAGTTTTTTTATTAAGTAGAATAGATAAAAAGAAATATTCTGAAATTTCTGAGCTTTTAGGAATTTCTGTTAAAGCTGTAGAAAAGAGGATGAGTCAAGCTTTAGTAATATTGAGAGAAAAAATAGGAGATATTTAA
- a CDS encoding zinc-binding metallopeptidase produces MKYLNIKLVALLFSLLIAFTSCNKDDSIFDEKVEKKAEEKTEENNNQNGEDGEIISFTINGEDLVKLKTYNVTGKNLELQKDTKKHQEIWALVKKIIPLSHRNRISEFILYSGETSGSAGFVFESSKDLSTWKMGIAIDFAYDGGFNKNGELAYTIIHEFGHILTLDKNQVNSSINESDCSNFYTGEGCAKEASFINQSYNKFWKDIWGEFNSAGEDETKRDAFYTKHKNRFLTQYASTNPGEDSAEVFAVFVTRNGGANGNTIAEQKLKLMYTYSNFVELRNYIRGNISNTSKNSIKAKSSHNFLPEAGSWKQANTIGKPGKLHCASSH; encoded by the coding sequence ATGAAATATTTAAATATAAAATTAGTTGCGTTGCTTTTTTCTTTATTAATAGCCTTTACTTCTTGTAATAAAGACGATAGTATTTTTGATGAAAAAGTTGAAAAGAAAGCCGAAGAGAAAACTGAAGAAAATAATAATCAAAATGGAGAAGACGGTGAAATTATTTCATTTACAATAAATGGTGAAGATTTAGTGAAACTAAAAACTTATAATGTTACTGGCAAAAATTTAGAGCTTCAAAAAGACACTAAAAAACATCAAGAAATTTGGGCTTTAGTAAAAAAGATTATCCCTTTAAGTCATCGAAATCGAATTAGTGAATTTATACTCTATAGTGGCGAAACTAGTGGTTCTGCTGGGTTTGTTTTTGAAAGCTCTAAAGATTTATCGACTTGGAAAATGGGTATAGCTATTGATTTTGCTTACGATGGAGGCTTTAATAAAAACGGTGAATTAGCTTATACAATAATACATGAATTTGGACATATTTTAACTTTAGATAAAAACCAAGTAAATTCTAGCATAAATGAAAGTGATTGTTCTAACTTTTATACAGGTGAAGGTTGTGCTAAAGAAGCATCATTTATAAACCAATCCTACAACAAATTTTGGAAAGATATTTGGGGAGAGTTTAATAGTGCAGGAGAAGACGAAACCAAAAGAGACGCTTTCTATACAAAACATAAAAATAGATTTTTAACCCAATATGCCTCTACAAACCCAGGAGAAGATAGTGCTGAAGTATTTGCCGTTTTTGTAACCAGAAATGGAGGTGCTAATGGAAATACTATAGCAGAACAAAAGTTGAAGCTTATGTATACTTACTCAAATTTTGTAGAATTAAGAAACTATATAAGAGGCAATATTAGTAACACATCCAAAAACAGTATAAAAGCTAAATCTAGTCATAACTTTTTACCAGAAGCTGGCAGTTGGAAACAAGCTAATACTATAGGAAAACCTGGCAAATTACACTGTGCTAGTTCTCATTAA
- a CDS encoding DUF6438 domain-containing protein, which produces MKNTLLNIILITMILIASCKTSKKTQIIDTESSLISLSKGRCLGNCPVYDLWIFKNGNVIYNGIDNVNKKGIQEITISESKIDTLTKLMTSINPSDLGEIKGYDKPLSILRFNNKKFVYQSKNIQGNLHKINNLIENIHFYINNR; this is translated from the coding sequence ATGAAAAACACCCTACTTAATATAATATTAATAACAATGATTTTAATAGCCTCTTGTAAAACAAGTAAAAAAACACAAATAATAGATACCGAAAGCTCTTTAATAAGCTTATCTAAAGGGCGTTGTTTAGGGAATTGCCCTGTTTACGATTTATGGATTTTTAAAAACGGAAACGTCATCTATAATGGCATTGATAATGTTAATAAAAAAGGCATCCAAGAAATAACCATTTCCGAAAGTAAAATAGATACCCTTACCAAGCTTATGACAAGCATTAATCCTTCCGATTTGGGAGAAATAAAAGGGTATGATAAACCACTATCTATTTTACGTTTTAACAACAAAAAATTCGTTTATCAGTCAAAAAATATTCAAGGTAATTTGCATAAAATCAACAATTTAATAGAAAACATTCATTTTTATATAAATAATAGGTAA
- a CDS encoding glyoxalase, whose product MNTRQFNLKSIRPEVLSTTINDTMSSDERFQNLVLRPVAKLQSDLLVAVFKNYVVKHKSVFFDLSIEKRLIYIENAIQRDMKFRNSLKGMIIGQFTVEEYLLYIKNSSALNKRMMRIVKEQLLNNIQLLEKPELLAAV is encoded by the coding sequence ATGAACACAAGACAATTTAACCTAAAAAGTATTCGTCCAGAAGTTCTTTCTACTACTATTAATGATACTATGAGTAGTGATGAGCGTTTTCAAAATTTAGTTTTAAGACCAGTTGCAAAGTTACAAAGTGATTTGTTAGTTGCTGTTTTTAAAAATTATGTTGTGAAACATAAATCGGTTTTTTTTGATTTATCTATTGAGAAGCGCTTAATCTATATTGAAAATGCCATTCAAAGAGATATGAAATTTAGAAATTCTTTAAAAGGTATGATTATTGGACAATTTACTGTTGAAGAATACCTGTTATACATTAAAAATTCATCTGCTTTAAATAAACGGATGATGCGTATCGTTAAAGAACAATTATTAAATAACATTCAACTTTTAGAAAAACCAGAATTACTTGCGGCTGTTTAG
- a CDS encoding SDR family NAD(P)-dependent oxidoreductase — MSKLKNKVAIITGANSGIGLASAKLFLKEGAKVVLSGRRQEALDEVAETLEGDFITVLADVSKPEDNVRLIKEATNAYGKIDILFLNAGIAPIAPITEVDENHYDDIFNINVKGPILATKEALPHLNDGGTILFTGSIVNQKGFDGFGVYSASKGALRAFSKVLTSEVKSRGIRVNTLAPGPIDTPIYGKMGLPEDVLEETGKGFAAMVPLGRFGTSEEIAKTALFLASEDASYINGVELEIDGGLSQI; from the coding sequence ATGAGTAAATTGAAAAACAAAGTCGCTATTATAACGGGCGCAAACAGTGGAATTGGCTTAGCTTCAGCCAAATTATTTTTAAAAGAAGGCGCAAAAGTAGTTCTTTCGGGAAGACGACAAGAAGCGTTAGATGAAGTAGCAGAAACTCTAGAGGGTGATTTTATTACTGTTCTGGCCGATGTATCAAAACCAGAAGATAATGTTAGGCTTATAAAAGAAGCAACGAATGCCTATGGAAAGATTGATATATTATTTTTAAATGCAGGAATCGCTCCTATTGCTCCTATCACAGAAGTTGATGAAAATCATTATGATGACATTTTTAATATCAATGTTAAAGGTCCCATTTTGGCTACAAAAGAAGCTTTACCACATTTAAATGATGGAGGGACCATATTGTTTACGGGCTCTATTGTAAATCAAAAAGGGTTTGATGGTTTTGGAGTATACTCTGCTAGTAAAGGCGCATTACGTGCTTTCTCAAAAGTATTGACTTCTGAAGTGAAATCTAGAGGAATACGTGTAAACACACTTGCTCCTGGACCAATAGACACTCCTATTTATGGAAAAATGGGCTTACCAGAGGACGTGTTAGAGGAAACAGGAAAAGGCTTTGCAGCTATGGTGCCTTTAGGCCGTTTTGGTACTTCTGAAGAAATAGCGAAAACAGCTTTGTTCTTGGCTTCTGAAGATGCTTCTTATATAAATGGTGTTGAATTAGAGATTGATGGTGGACTAAGTCAGATTTAA
- a CDS encoding TetR/AcrR family transcriptional regulator — MPKVETFDKELVLKKATDVFHEKGFNATSMQDLVEATALNRSSIYNSFGSKLDLFLECLKSYQDFYTIKISETLHKGQNALHAIELLFEFYLNEIISDKEDKGCLITNCTSEMANQETSIINFLSSNQSSFIELLEALVSKGQKESTINLNRTPNEYALYLFSSIQGFRTTGILISNKKDLQTIVKTIIQTLN; from the coding sequence ATGCCAAAAGTAGAAACATTCGATAAAGAGTTGGTCTTAAAAAAGGCCACTGATGTCTTTCATGAAAAAGGCTTTAATGCCACATCTATGCAAGACTTAGTAGAGGCTACTGCTCTTAATAGATCGAGTATTTATAACTCTTTTGGAAGTAAACTAGATTTGTTTTTAGAATGCTTAAAATCTTACCAAGATTTTTACACTATAAAAATTTCTGAGACATTACATAAGGGGCAAAACGCTTTACACGCCATAGAACTTCTTTTTGAATTTTATTTAAATGAAATTATTAGTGACAAAGAAGATAAAGGGTGCTTGATTACTAATTGTACTTCCGAAATGGCCAATCAAGAGACATCTATTATTAATTTTTTGAGTTCCAATCAGAGTTCTTTTATAGAATTATTAGAAGCATTAGTGAGTAAAGGCCAGAAGGAATCTACTATTAATCTTAATAGAACCCCTAATGAATATGCTTTGTATTTATTTTCATCCATACAAGGTTTTAGAACGACAGGTATTTTGATATCTAATAAAAAAGACTTACAAACTATTGTAAAGACTATTATACAAACATTAAATTAA
- a CDS encoding DUF72 domain-containing protein → MKFGSVDNPEIIDFTLPKDHLDTNNVLSKIKDDNIPEIYVGCAKWNRADLKGFYPRGTKDELAYYSRQFNAIELNATFYRIFPAEQFATWYDKTPSGFKFFPKLNQEISHWKRLNETQAIVQDYLYNASNLKEKLGTIFLQMHSNFAPKDFNRVITFVENWPKEIPLAMEFRHTNWYNDASVSKELYQLLEENNISNVIVDTAGRRDLMHMRLTNATAFVRYVGANHETDYSRLDDWVKRLKFWKDSGIKEINFFIHQNIEKESPLLSSYFIKKLNSELGYTLKIPNENKQQTLL, encoded by the coding sequence ATGAAATTTGGAAGTGTAGATAACCCTGAAATAATTGATTTTACTTTACCTAAAGATCATTTAGATACCAATAACGTATTAAGTAAAATAAAAGATGACAACATTCCTGAAATTTATGTGGGTTGCGCTAAGTGGAATAGGGCAGACCTTAAAGGGTTTTATCCTAGAGGCACTAAAGATGAGTTAGCATATTATTCAAGACAATTCAACGCCATCGAACTAAATGCTACATTTTATAGAATTTTCCCAGCAGAACAATTTGCTACTTGGTATGATAAAACACCTTCGGGATTTAAATTCTTTCCTAAGCTAAATCAGGAAATAAGTCATTGGAAACGATTAAATGAAACTCAAGCTATTGTTCAGGATTATTTATACAATGCTTCTAATTTAAAAGAAAAATTAGGAACCATCTTCTTACAAATGCATAGTAATTTTGCTCCTAAAGACTTTAATAGAGTTATTACTTTTGTGGAAAATTGGCCGAAAGAAATCCCATTGGCTATGGAGTTTAGACATACCAACTGGTATAACGATGCTTCCGTATCTAAAGAATTATACCAACTATTAGAAGAAAATAATATCTCTAATGTTATTGTAGATACTGCGGGCAGACGGGATTTAATGCATATGCGCTTAACCAATGCTACTGCTTTTGTTAGATACGTAGGCGCCAATCATGAAACGGACTATTCTCGCTTAGATGATTGGGTGAAACGATTAAAATTTTGGAAAGATTCCGGAATTAAAGAAATTAACTTTTTTATTCATCAAAATATAGAAAAAGAGTCTCCTTTACTGTCTTCTTATTTTATAAAAAAACTAAATAGCGAATTAGGATATACCCTTAAAATTCCTAATGAAAACAAACAACAAACCTTGCTTTGA
- the leuC gene encoding 3-isopropylmalate dehydratase large subunit → MSKSLFDKVWDSHVVRKIEGGPDVFFIDRHFIHEVTSPVAFLGLKNRGLSVLYPERTFATADHNTPTINQHLPVEDPLSANQLKALEDNSNEYGISHWGLGHKKNGIVHVVGPENGITFPGATIVCGDSHTSTHGAFGAIAFGIGTSEVEMVLSTQCIMQPKPKKMRINVNGQLGKGVTSKDVALYIISKLTTSGATGYFVEYAGDVFENMTMEGRMTVCNLSIEMGARGGMIAPDETTFEYLKDKPLSPKGDAWDAAVVHWKTLKTEDGATFDKELTFLASDIEPMITYGTNPGMGIGISSNIPNADAVEGGVATYKKSLDYMGYEENDSMLGKKIDYVFLGSCTNGRIEDFRAFASIVKGKQKADHVTAWLVPGSHEVEDKIKEEGILDIITEAGFVLRQPGCSACLAMNDDKVPAGKYAVSTSNRNFEGRQGPGSRTLLASPLVAAAAAIKGVVTDPRELI, encoded by the coding sequence ATGAGTAAATCATTATTTGACAAAGTGTGGGATTCGCATGTTGTAAGAAAGATTGAAGGCGGACCAGACGTATTCTTTATTGATCGTCATTTTATACACGAAGTAACAAGTCCTGTGGCTTTTTTAGGCTTAAAGAATAGAGGTTTAAGCGTATTGTACCCAGAGCGTACATTTGCTACTGCCGATCATAATACACCAACTATAAATCAACATTTACCAGTTGAAGATCCGTTATCTGCAAATCAATTAAAGGCTTTAGAAGATAACTCTAACGAATATGGTATTAGCCATTGGGGGCTTGGTCATAAAAAGAATGGCATTGTACACGTGGTAGGTCCCGAAAACGGTATTACGTTTCCTGGAGCCACTATAGTTTGTGGTGACTCGCATACATCTACTCACGGCGCATTTGGAGCCATTGCTTTTGGTATTGGAACCTCTGAAGTTGAAATGGTATTATCTACACAATGTATCATGCAACCAAAACCTAAAAAAATGCGCATTAATGTAAATGGGCAATTAGGAAAAGGCGTGACGTCTAAAGATGTAGCGCTCTATATTATTTCAAAATTAACAACTTCTGGTGCTACAGGGTATTTTGTAGAATACGCAGGTGATGTTTTTGAAAATATGACTATGGAAGGCCGTATGACGGTTTGTAACTTATCTATTGAGATGGGTGCTCGTGGTGGTATGATTGCTCCAGATGAAACTACTTTCGAATATTTAAAAGACAAGCCGCTATCTCCAAAAGGTGACGCTTGGGATGCAGCTGTAGTCCATTGGAAAACCTTAAAAACAGAAGACGGTGCAACCTTTGATAAAGAATTAACTTTCTTAGCTAGTGATATAGAACCCATGATTACTTATGGTACAAATCCTGGTATGGGAATAGGTATTTCGAGCAACATACCTAATGCAGATGCTGTTGAAGGTGGTGTTGCTACGTACAAAAAGTCTTTAGATTACATGGGCTATGAAGAAAATGATTCTATGCTTGGTAAAAAGATTGATTATGTTTTCTTAGGAAGCTGTACAAATGGCAGAATTGAAGATTTTAGAGCATTTGCCTCTATAGTTAAGGGAAAACAAAAGGCAGATCATGTTACTGCTTGGTTAGTTCCTGGTTCTCACGAAGTAGAAGATAAAATTAAGGAAGAAGGTATTTTAGATATCATTACTGAAGCTGGATTTGTATTAAGACAACCTGGTTGTTCTGCATGTTTAGCGATGAATGATGATAAAGTGCCTGCTGGAAAATATGCAGTAAGCACCTCTAATAGAAACTTTGAAGGACGTCAAGGTCCAGGTTCCAGAACTTTACTTGCTAGTCCGTTAGTTGCAGCAGCAGCGGCAATTAAAGGTGTAGTAACAGATCCAAGAGAATTAATTTAG
- the leuD gene encoding 3-isopropylmalate dehydratase small subunit, which yields MAYDKFNILTSTAVPLPLENVDTDQIIPARFLKATERKGFGDNLFRDWRYNGDNTPKKDFVLNNPIYSGKILVGGKNFGSGSSREHAAWAVYDYGFRCVVSSFFADIFKNNCLNIGVLPVQVSPEFSEQIFNAIYEDANVEIEVNLPEQTITIKSTGAQESFDINSYKKDNMLNGFDDIDYLQNIKSDIETFANGLML from the coding sequence ATGGCTTACGATAAATTTAATATACTAACAAGCACAGCGGTTCCTTTACCATTAGAAAATGTGGATACCGATCAAATTATACCTGCAAGATTCTTAAAAGCTACAGAGCGTAAAGGATTTGGAGATAATTTATTTAGAGATTGGAGATATAATGGTGATAACACACCAAAAAAGGACTTTGTATTAAACAATCCTATTTATAGTGGTAAGATTTTAGTAGGAGGTAAGAATTTTGGTTCTGGTTCTTCTAGAGAACATGCAGCATGGGCTGTTTATGATTATGGATTTCGTTGTGTGGTATCTAGCTTTTTTGCTGATATCTTTAAAAACAACTGTTTAAATATTGGTGTTTTGCCTGTACAGGTGAGCCCTGAGTTTTCAGAGCAGATCTTCAATGCCATATATGAAGACGCTAATGTAGAAATCGAAGTAAACTTACCAGAGCAAACAATTACTATTAAGTCTACGGGAGCTCAAGAGTCTTTCGATATTAATAGTTACAAAAAAGACAATATGCTTAATGGTTTTGATGATATTGATTATTTACAAAACATAAAAAGTGATATAGAAACATTTGCTAATGGTTTGATGCTATAA